One genomic segment of Helicoverpa zea isolate HzStark_Cry1AcR chromosome 22, ilHelZeax1.1, whole genome shotgun sequence includes these proteins:
- the LOC124641589 gene encoding 26S proteasome non-ATPase regulatory subunit 9 yields MVGINMNGPARDRVMKLIEDKDKIESEIREHTAVLETNNVGMDDPLVDSEGFPRNDIDVYKVRHARHRIICLQNDHKSLMKLIEKGLAEVHKDLLGSNGEGRAVNGASSSNGHGNGTSSGDTAAAAAAAVEDDKVFAVVGFVHDGSPADIAGLQEHDEILQFGSVNHQNFQDMTQINNIVAHSVGQRVNIKVKRGNNVYNLTVLPRPWQQPGLLGCHIQRKS; encoded by the exons ATGGTCGGAATAAACATGAACGGCCCCGCTAGGGATAGAGTGATGAAATTAATagaagataaagataaaatagaaagtgAAATAAGGGAACACACTGCGGTATTGGAGACTAACAATGTTGGTATGGATGACCCATTGGTGGACTCTGAAGGATTTCCTCGCAATGATATAGATGTTTATAAAGTCCGACATGCAAGACACCGCATCATTT GCCTACAAAATGACCACAAAAGCCTGATGAAGTTAATAGAAAAAGGTTTAGCAGAAGTGCACAAAGATCTGCTTGGTTCCAACGGTGAGGGTCGGGCAGTGAACGGTGCGTCTTCAAGCAACGGCCATGGTAACGGTACAAGCAGTGGAGAtacggctgcagcagctgccgCAGCTGTTGAGGATGATAAAGTCTTCGCCGTTGTTGGTTTTGTTCATGACGGATCACCTGCTGATATAGCT GGTCTACAAGAACATGATGAAATTCTCCAATTTGGTTCAGTAAACCACCAAAACTTTCAAGATATGACTCAAATTAATAACATTGTGGCTCACTCTGTTGGACAAAGAGTGAATATCAAAGTGAAAAGAGGCAATAACGTATACAATTTGACAGTTTTGCCCCGGCCATGGCAACAACCGGGACTTTTGGGTTGCCATATACAGAGAAAATCGTAA
- the LOC124641576 gene encoding protein wntless codes for MTGTIIENLSGRKLAILVSFLLFCQVTCFLIGGLVAPMPANTQNILGTVCRDMSIVKNDTTKWYYNRGKGSCKTVDLGETHHDLSETDIVFAFQMPVPRESKILDYSRWQQNLIGVLQVDIKYHSQIEVQPRSTITIDARLAYRNKGDPEDQWKLYTQSVEKRHLDCDIDVKSEEYLYNCSAIPLFELGSLFHDYYLLNVRLPVETPTMNSHIGHIQDMWLTVINQNGGFTKVWLSLKTVFFPCIIGILVWFWRRIHMLQRKPVLLEKMLLALGLALCLLNMPIEYLTLHFDLPFMLLLGDIRQGLFYATLFSFWLIFAGEHMLIQDASAQSSVKQYWRHLSAVAMGCISLFIFDMCERGVQLRNPFYSIWVTDIGTNLALTFIILAGISTGVYFLFLCYMIWQVFINISQKRQSLPTMCSVRRLHYEGIIYRFKFLMLATLLCAALTVIGFILGQVAEGQWKWDENIELEYTSAFFTGVYGMWNIYIFALLVLYAPSHKRWPVVENTSDTQNLSEEMEFSPLPSERGSSEISSLTSFIRKTTID; via the coding sequence ATGACGGGGACTATAATTGAAAACTTAAGTGGGCGTAAACTCGCCATTTTAGtgagttttcttttgttttgtcaagTAACATGTTTCTTAATCGGTGGGTTGGTCGCACCCATGCCCGCAAACACTCAAAATATACTTGGAACCGTGTGCCGTGATATGTCCATTGTGAAAAATGACACGACTAAGTGGTATTACAACCGTGGGAAGGGCTCTTGCAAGACCGTCGACCTTGGTGAAACGCATCACGATTTATCGGAGACCGACATAGTTTTCGCTTTTCAAATGCCGGTTCCCCGAGAGAGCAAGATTCTAGACTATTCGCGGTGGCAACAAAACCTGATCGGAGTGCTGCAGGTGGATATAAAGTACCACTCGCAGATCGAGGTGCAGCCACGCAGCACGATTACAATCGACGCCCGCTTGGCGTACCGAAATAAAGGCGACCCCGAAGATCAATGGAAGTTGTACACACAATCTGTCGAAAAGCGTCATTTGGACTGTGATATTGATGTGAAAAGTGAGGAATATCTGTACAACTGCTCGGCAATACCATTGTTTGAGTTAGGTTCTTTGTTCCATGACTATTATCTGCTCAATGTTAGACTGCCTGTGGAGACGCCGACAATGAACTCGCATATAGGGCACATACAAGACATGTGGTTGACTGTGATCAACCAAAACGGGGGTTTTACTAAAGTATGGCTGTCtttaaaaactgtatttttccCTTGCATCATAGGTATACTTGTATGGTTCTGGAGGCGCATTCATATGCTGCAACGGAAGCCTGTGTTATTGGAGAAAATGCTGCTAGCTTTGGGATTAGCTCTCTGTCTTCTAAACATGCCTATTGAGTACCTGACTCTGCATTTTGACTTGCCATTTATGTTATTGTTAGGAGATATCCGTCAAGGGTTGTTCTATGCTACACTATTTTCATTCTGGCTCATATTTGCTGGGGAGCATATGTTGATTCAAGATGCCTCAGCACAAAGCTCTGTGAAGCAGTACTGGAGGCATCTGAGTGCTGTCGCTATGGGATGCATCTCTCTATTCATATTTGACATGTGCGAGAGAGGTGTACAACTCCGTAACCCATTCTATTCTATCTGGGTGACAGATATAGGCACTAATCTGGCTCTGACTTTCATTATACTGGCTGGAATATCAACTGGAGTCTATTTTCTATTCCTATGCTACATGATCTGGCAGGTGTTTATAAACATTTCGCAGAAGAGGCAGTCTTTGCCTACAATGTGCTCAGTCCGTCGCCTACACTATGAGGGAATCATCTATCGCTTCAAGTTTCTCATGTTGGCTACCCTGCTCTGTGCTGCATTGACTGTAATTGGTTTCATACTCGGACAAGTTGCTGAAGGCCAGTGGAAGTGGGATGAGAACATTGAGCTTGAATACACTTCAGCATTCTTCACTGGAGTGTATGGTATGTGGAATATCTACATCTTTGCACTTTTGGTGCTGTATGCCCCGAGTCACAAACGTTGGCCAGTCGTTGAGAACACTTCGGACACACAGAATTTGAGCGAGGAGATGGAATTCAGCCCTCTTCCTAGCGAGAGGGGAAGTAGTGAGATTTCTTCTCTTACATCCTTCATTAGGAAGACTACCATTGACTAA